A window of Phyllobacterium sp. T1293 contains these coding sequences:
- a CDS encoding GNAT family N-acetyltransferase: MSAAENIEQNLVPDGLYFAGAGAYVIVNEVPQDEKAREDLLDRAMGEGRRRKSSEKLRRGRLPSEGLAFSARGAGGALLGTVRLWDIQAGHDASGKGVRALLLGPLAVDPASKDLGIGSELMRHAIKEAARLGHGAIILVGDPEYYERFGFTGAKTAGLAMPGPVERRRFLALELKPGYLDGAKGLLTSKGRRSSRAMRIIPVSLRFSA; this comes from the coding sequence ATGAGTGCAGCAGAAAATATCGAACAGAACCTGGTACCCGACGGACTCTATTTCGCCGGTGCCGGAGCCTATGTCATCGTCAACGAAGTGCCACAGGACGAGAAAGCCCGCGAAGACCTGCTTGATCGCGCCATGGGCGAGGGACGCCGGCGCAAGTCGTCGGAAAAGCTGCGTCGTGGCCGTCTGCCTTCGGAAGGCCTCGCCTTTTCCGCACGCGGCGCCGGTGGCGCACTGCTCGGCACGGTACGGCTCTGGGACATTCAGGCTGGCCATGACGCCTCGGGCAAGGGCGTGCGCGCGCTGCTGCTTGGTCCGCTTGCCGTTGATCCCGCTTCAAAGGACCTCGGCATCGGCTCCGAGCTGATGCGCCATGCGATCAAGGAAGCTGCGCGTCTCGGCCACGGCGCCATCATTCTGGTCGGCGATCCTGAATATTACGAGCGCTTTGGCTTTACCGGCGCAAAGACCGCGGGTCTTGCCATGCCCGGTCCTGTCGAGCGCCGCCGTTTTCTGGCGCTTGAGCTGAAGCCGGGATATCTCGACGGTGCCAAGGGCCTCTTGACATCAAAGGGCCGCCGCTCGTCGCGTGCCATGCGGATCATTCCGGTCTCGCTGCGGTTCTCCGCCTGA
- a CDS encoding glutathione S-transferase family protein produces MLKVWGRRNSFNVQKVLWLVGELGLPHEHIPAGGSFGQLDSPEFRAMNPHGRVPVIEDAGQIVWESHAILRYLAARFGENLLWSGDAGQRADWDHWMDWSQTSLQPAFLTDVFWGFYRTPEKQRDWSIIKRGIALCTRHFQLLDHWLAGKDYMLGENFSLADITVGTTLYRYFNLEIQRPDLPNVEVWYQRLQQRQPYRDHVMIPFDDLYGRLDF; encoded by the coding sequence ATGCTGAAAGTTTGGGGACGGCGCAACTCGTTCAATGTCCAGAAGGTCCTTTGGCTTGTTGGAGAACTAGGCCTACCGCACGAACATATTCCCGCGGGGGGAAGTTTCGGACAACTGGATTCGCCGGAATTTCGGGCGATGAACCCGCATGGACGTGTTCCCGTCATTGAAGACGCCGGGCAGATTGTCTGGGAATCGCACGCTATCCTGCGCTATCTCGCAGCCCGCTTTGGCGAAAACTTGCTCTGGTCCGGTGATGCGGGGCAGCGCGCCGACTGGGATCACTGGATGGACTGGTCGCAAACATCTTTGCAACCAGCTTTCCTTACAGATGTATTCTGGGGCTTTTATCGCACACCGGAAAAGCAGCGCGACTGGTCGATCATCAAGCGCGGCATCGCGCTTTGTACAAGGCATTTCCAGCTTCTCGACCACTGGCTGGCGGGCAAGGACTATATGCTGGGAGAAAATTTCAGCCTTGCCGACATCACGGTTGGTACAACGCTCTATCGCTATTTCAATCTTGAAATCCAGCGCCCTGATCTTCCTAATGTGGAAGTCTGGTATCAGCGGTTGCAACAGCGCCAGCCCTATCGGGATCATGTGATGATCCCGTTTGACGACCTCTATGGCAGGCTCGATTTTTGA
- a CDS encoding GNAT family N-acetyltransferase — protein sequence MTDLKDWTPRPSPAREPIEGHYVTLEPLDVARHGDGLYEASSVEDAADRFRYLFETAAGDRAAFDTWLEKVSASKDPLFFAVIDKKSGKVAGRQTLMRIDPTFGVIEIGNIYWGPLISRKPAATEAQYLFASYIFDTLGYRRYEWKCNNANEPSKRAAERFGFTFEGIFRQHMVQKGQNRDTAWFSIIDSEWPALKAAYQAWLSPDNFDADGQQIKRLEDFRAR from the coding sequence ATGACCGATCTCAAAGACTGGACGCCGCGCCCATCTCCCGCCCGTGAACCCATTGAGGGGCACTATGTCACCCTTGAGCCGCTGGATGTGGCCAGACATGGTGATGGGCTTTATGAGGCGTCGAGTGTTGAGGATGCCGCAGACCGGTTTCGCTACCTTTTTGAAACCGCAGCGGGGGACCGTGCGGCTTTCGATACCTGGCTGGAAAAAGTATCGGCCAGCAAGGACCCGCTGTTTTTTGCTGTTATCGACAAGAAATCAGGCAAGGTTGCGGGCCGCCAGACATTGATGCGGATCGATCCGACATTCGGCGTGATCGAAATCGGCAATATTTATTGGGGACCGCTGATCTCGCGCAAACCGGCAGCCACCGAGGCACAATATCTTTTTGCGTCCTATATATTCGATACGCTGGGATATCGCCGCTACGAGTGGAAATGCAACAATGCCAACGAGCCATCCAAGCGGGCGGCGGAGCGTTTCGGCTTTACGTTCGAAGGTATTTTCCGCCAGCATATGGTGCAGAAGGGCCAGAACCGCGATACCGCATGGTTCTCAATCATCGATAGCGAATGGCCAGCGCTGAAAGCCGCCTATCAGGCATGGCTGTCGCCTGATAATTTCGATGCGGATGGGCAGCAGATCAAACGGCTTGAGGATTTCCGAGCAAGGTAG
- a CDS encoding LysR family transcriptional regulator codes for MDTLTRMRAYIDVVEAEGFSAAARKIGRSKALLSKYVRELEDELGALLLNRTTRQFSLTEAGHTYYQRASEILREVESLQETVRESSSDVKGRIKVSASRSFADADIGQCLIDFCIEQPDIVLDVRLDDRFVDLVEEGFDLAIRITRLQDSSLIAKRIAPFGTVLCASPDLIERVGRPTRPEQLASLPCIIDTNNRSRNSWQFYNENGPAISVQVSGRMEINSPLSTRRAVLAGLGFASMPDFIAKPDIESGRLISVLEEFSPRDGGIYAVYPHRRYLPAKVRVLVDYLAKWFKDNRRV; via the coding sequence ATGGACACACTCACCCGGATGCGCGCTTATATTGATGTGGTGGAAGCGGAAGGGTTTTCCGCCGCCGCACGCAAGATAGGCCGGTCAAAGGCGCTGCTTTCCAAATATGTCCGGGAGCTGGAAGACGAACTTGGTGCGCTGCTGCTCAACCGCACGACACGGCAATTCTCGCTCACCGAGGCCGGGCATACCTATTACCAGCGCGCCAGCGAAATCCTGCGTGAGGTGGAAAGCCTGCAGGAAACGGTGCGCGAATCCAGCAGCGACGTTAAAGGCCGCATCAAGGTTTCCGCCTCCCGCTCCTTTGCCGATGCGGATATCGGCCAGTGCCTGATCGATTTCTGCATTGAGCAGCCGGATATCGTGCTTGATGTGCGCCTCGATGACCGCTTCGTCGACTTGGTGGAAGAAGGTTTTGACCTTGCCATCCGCATTACGCGTTTGCAGGATTCATCGCTGATTGCCAAACGCATTGCCCCCTTCGGCACGGTGCTCTGCGCCTCGCCTGACCTGATCGAGCGGGTCGGGCGGCCAACACGGCCCGAACAGCTGGCATCCCTGCCCTGCATCATCGACACCAACAACCGCTCGCGCAATAGCTGGCAGTTTTACAATGAAAATGGTCCGGCAATTTCAGTGCAGGTTTCCGGGCGCATGGAAATCAACAGCCCGCTTTCCACCCGCCGCGCCGTACTTGCCGGTCTTGGCTTTGCTTCCATGCCGGATTTCATCGCCAAACCGGATATTGAAAGCGGCAGGCTGATTAGCGTTCTCGAAGAATTCTCGCCACGTGATGGCGGTATCTACGCTGTTTACCCGCATCGCCGCTATCTACCGGCAAAAGTGCGCGTGCTGGTTGACTATCTTGCAAAATGGTTCAAGGACAACCGCAGGGTATGA
- the odc2 gene encoding ornithine/lysine decarboxylase: MATQRILDFINTRRPNGPCMVLDLEVVRENFHNFEMALPDSKIFYAVKANPAPEILRLLASLGSNFDTASVAEVEMALDAGASADRISFGNTIKKERDIARAFELGIRLFAVDCVEEVEKVARAAPGARVFCRVLTDGAGAEWPLSRKFGCVPAMAVDVLRAAQKLGLDSYGVSFHVGSQQTDLAAWDRALGDAKQVFDALAKEGITLKMVNMGGGFPTRYLKDVPTAQAYGQAIFQALSKHFGNRLPETIIEPGRGMVGNAGVIKAEVVLVSKKAANDNVRWVYLDIGKFGGLAETMDEAIRYQITTPRDGDRSEPCVLAGPTCDSADVMYEKNPYPLPVSLTIGDEVLIEGTGAYTTTYSAVAFNGFEPLRSYVI; encoded by the coding sequence ATGGCTACACAGCGCATTCTCGATTTCATCAATACACGACGCCCAAATGGCCCTTGCATGGTGCTGGACCTTGAGGTCGTGCGCGAAAATTTCCACAATTTCGAGATGGCCCTGCCGGACTCGAAGATTTTCTATGCGGTGAAAGCCAATCCTGCGCCTGAGATTCTGCGCCTTCTGGCTTCGCTCGGTTCAAACTTCGACACCGCTTCGGTTGCGGAAGTCGAGATGGCGCTCGATGCCGGTGCATCGGCTGACCGTATTTCCTTCGGCAACACGATCAAGAAGGAACGCGATATTGCGCGCGCTTTCGAACTCGGCATTCGCCTGTTCGCCGTCGATTGCGTTGAAGAAGTCGAAAAGGTTGCCCGTGCAGCCCCCGGCGCCCGCGTATTCTGCCGCGTCCTGACCGATGGTGCCGGTGCCGAATGGCCACTGTCACGCAAGTTCGGCTGCGTGCCTGCCATGGCTGTCGATGTTCTGCGCGCTGCCCAGAAGCTTGGCCTCGATTCCTACGGCGTTTCGTTCCATGTGGGTTCGCAGCAGACAGATCTGGCTGCATGGGACCGCGCATTGGGCGATGCCAAGCAGGTTTTCGATGCGCTTGCCAAGGAAGGCATCACGCTGAAGATGGTCAATATGGGCGGCGGTTTTCCGACCCGTTACCTCAAGGACGTGCCAACCGCACAGGCCTATGGACAGGCTATTTTTCAAGCCCTGAGCAAGCATTTCGGCAACCGTCTGCCAGAAACCATCATTGAACCCGGCCGCGGCATGGTCGGCAATGCCGGTGTCATCAAGGCTGAAGTCGTGCTGGTTTCGAAAAAGGCCGCCAACGACAATGTTCGCTGGGTCTATCTCGACATCGGCAAGTTCGGCGGTCTGGCTGAAACCATGGACGAAGCCATTCGCTACCAGATCACCACCCCACGGGATGGCGATCGCAGCGAACCTTGCGTTCTGGCTGGCCCGACCTGCGACTCCGCTGATGTGATGTACGAAAAGAACCCCTATCCGCTCCCTGTTTCGCTGACCATCGGCGACGAGGTGCTGATTGAGGGAACAGGCGCCTACACCACGACCTATTCCGCAGTCGCCTTCAACGGCTTCGAACCACTCCGATCATACGTCATCTAA
- a CDS encoding isochorismatase family protein, whose product MSADTALIVIDVQESFRQRGYWNEAEAQPFIANIQRLIDGAKARGLPVIQIFHVDGDGPFALDSGFIKPLAPVSLAADVVFNKARHSALVGSGLDVWLTENGIRKLLVSGIRTEQCCETTTRHASDSGYEVDFVSEATLTFAMTNAAGRTFSADEIRARTELVLAGRFARIVTVDEALDGVERAIAA is encoded by the coding sequence ATGTCCGCAGATACTGCTCTTATCGTAATTGACGTGCAGGAATCCTTTCGCCAGCGCGGTTACTGGAACGAAGCTGAAGCGCAGCCTTTCATTGCCAATATCCAGCGGCTGATTGATGGTGCAAAAGCGAGGGGCCTGCCTGTCATCCAGATTTTTCACGTCGACGGTGATGGCCCGTTTGCGCTTGATTCAGGCTTTATCAAGCCGTTGGCTCCGGTTTCGCTTGCAGCGGATGTCGTGTTCAACAAGGCCCGGCACAGCGCGCTTGTTGGCAGCGGGCTTGATGTCTGGTTGACGGAAAATGGCATCCGTAAGTTGCTGGTATCGGGTATCCGCACGGAACAGTGTTGTGAGACGACGACGCGTCATGCATCTGACAGTGGCTACGAGGTTGATTTCGTCTCCGAGGCAACGCTGACCTTTGCCATGACCAATGCGGCGGGCCGCACTTTTAGTGCAGATGAAATCCGGGCGCGCACGGAACTGGTATTGGCGGGGCGCTTTGCACGAATCGTGACGGTTGATGAAGCCCTTGATGGAGTGGAGCGCGCGATAGCCGCATGA
- a CDS encoding GlxA family transcriptional regulator: protein MSADKPKHIEVLVVVPARALLLDIAGPIEVLRKANLEQNDVHFDVRYVGPLANVTSSIGLTISGIAPLPDKVSDDAMIILAGDATILLDTPASLEAEAQGQGDTEIIEWLKAHVGESQKLVSICSGALLAGRAGLFDGRACTSHFGSIDELRALVPTARVFDNRLYVEDGNRYSSAGITAGIDLMLHLVSQIAGPACAVAVARFLVVYLRRSGSDPQWSPWLDGRNHIHPAIHRVQDRLAADPAQRWSLESLADIAATSPRHLSRLFNEHAGMSIPDYLNGLRIALAREILGHSRLDMESVAERTGFASARQLRRAWGRVHAMPPSSVRG from the coding sequence ATGAGTGCTGACAAGCCGAAGCATATCGAGGTTCTGGTGGTGGTGCCCGCAAGGGCGCTGCTGCTGGATATTGCCGGGCCGATTGAAGTTCTGCGCAAAGCCAATCTTGAGCAGAATGATGTGCATTTTGATGTGCGCTATGTCGGCCCGCTGGCAAACGTGACCTCATCCATCGGTTTGACGATCAGCGGCATAGCACCGCTACCGGACAAGGTGTCCGATGATGCCATGATTATTCTGGCGGGTGATGCGACCATATTGCTCGACACTCCGGCCAGTCTGGAAGCTGAGGCGCAGGGGCAGGGCGATACGGAAATTATCGAATGGCTGAAGGCGCATGTGGGCGAAAGCCAAAAGCTGGTGTCGATCTGTTCAGGCGCACTCCTGGCCGGTCGCGCCGGTCTGTTTGATGGTCGGGCCTGTACAAGCCATTTTGGTTCAATTGACGAATTGCGCGCGCTTGTGCCAACGGCCCGGGTGTTTGATAACCGGCTTTATGTCGAGGACGGCAATCGCTATTCGAGCGCCGGTATCACCGCAGGGATTGATCTGATGCTGCACCTTGTCAGCCAGATTGCCGGGCCTGCCTGCGCTGTGGCCGTTGCGCGCTTTCTGGTGGTTTATCTGCGGCGCAGCGGCAGTGATCCGCAATGGTCGCCGTGGCTCGATGGGCGCAATCATATTCATCCGGCCATCCACCGGGTGCAGGACAGGCTGGCCGCTGATCCCGCGCAGCGCTGGTCGCTGGAGAGCTTGGCTGATATCGCCGCAACCAGCCCGAGGCATCTGTCGCGATTGTTTAATGAACATGCGGGGATGAGCATCCCTGACTATCTCAATGGTCTGCGCATAGCGCTGGCACGGGAAATTCTCGGGCATTCCAGGCTTGATATGGAGAGCGTGGCTGAGCGCACAGGATTTGCCTCGGCACGGCAATTGCGCCGAGCCTGGGGCCGGGTTCATGCCATGCCACCAAGTTCAGTGCGTGGTTAG
- a CDS encoding amidase: MKTISPLNALLNLPFQAFPAVDGPLSGYTLAVKDIFDIAGLPTQCGNPGKNHESAASITAPSVQKLLDSGATFIGKTQTDELAFSLMGQNSHYPFPINPKAPDRVTGGSSSGSASAVAGGLADIAIGSDTGGSIRAPASFCGLIGLRTTHGRLSLGGAMPLAPSLDTFGWFARDMALYEKVGAVLLGPDETDFMLNRPLFIPLLEHYLTGEAEDAAFRAMYGRVAAHLGHAKSARQSTASMDDLYLCFRQIQGFEAWAAHGAWISETDRHLGPGVKERFEYGSTIDAQTYEAQTKRRDLFCSELADVLKEDGVMVLPTVPGAAPMVNSTFDELQAYRERALRLLCLSGLSGFPQITLPLGQVHGAPFGISLLGPKGSDSALIRLGSAILSSAETRN, translated from the coding sequence ATGAAGACGATTTCACCCCTGAATGCCCTGCTAAACCTGCCTTTTCAGGCCTTTCCAGCCGTGGACGGCCCGCTGAGCGGATACACGCTCGCCGTCAAGGATATCTTCGATATTGCGGGGTTGCCGACGCAATGTGGCAATCCTGGGAAAAATCACGAATCAGCCGCAAGTATTACCGCGCCTTCCGTGCAGAAACTGCTGGATTCCGGGGCCACATTCATTGGCAAAACGCAGACGGACGAGCTGGCTTTTTCGCTGATGGGGCAGAACAGCCATTATCCCTTCCCTATCAATCCAAAGGCACCCGACCGGGTGACTGGCGGATCGTCCTCGGGATCAGCTTCTGCCGTGGCGGGCGGCCTTGCCGATATCGCCATCGGATCGGACACTGGCGGCTCCATCCGCGCACCGGCAAGCTTCTGCGGGTTGATTGGCCTACGCACCACCCATGGCCGCCTGTCGCTTGGCGGGGCCATGCCGCTCGCGCCCTCGCTTGATACTTTCGGCTGGTTCGCACGGGATATGGCGCTCTATGAAAAAGTGGGCGCGGTCCTGCTCGGGCCAGATGAAACCGACTTCATGCTCAACCGCCCGCTGTTCATCCCGCTTCTGGAACATTACCTGACGGGTGAAGCGGAAGACGCAGCCTTCCGTGCCATGTATGGCCGTGTTGCTGCGCATCTTGGCCATGCCAAATCCGCCCGCCAGTCGACAGCCTCGATGGATGATCTTTATCTCTGCTTCCGGCAGATACAGGGGTTCGAGGCATGGGCCGCCCATGGCGCATGGATATCGGAAACAGATCGCCATCTTGGCCCCGGCGTCAAAGAGCGTTTCGAATATGGCTCGACCATCGATGCGCAAACCTATGAAGCCCAGACGAAGCGGCGGGATCTTTTCTGCAGCGAGCTTGCCGATGTGCTCAAAGAGGATGGCGTGATGGTTCTGCCAACGGTTCCCGGTGCCGCCCCCATGGTCAACTCGACTTTCGACGAGTTGCAGGCTTACCGCGAACGGGCACTGCGATTGCTTTGCCTCTCCGGTCTCTCGGGTTTTCCGCAAATCACCCTGCCGCTCGGGCAGGTCCACGGCGCGCCCTTCGGCATTTCCCTGCTGGGCCCGAAGGGCAGTGACAGCGCCCTGATCCGTCTTGGCAGCGCCATTCTGTCGTCAGCAGAAACAAGGAACTGA
- a CDS encoding alpha/beta hydrolase → MSANSYQHRIHSAAEPNRPLFFVFHGTGGDENQFFDFAQRLIPSAGIVSPRGDVSEHGASRFFRRTAEGVYDMADLASRTRAMADFIRAHRDIAVPANTIGLGYSNGANILASVMLEEPELFDSAILMHPLIPWTPAPQPRLAGKRVLITAGQRDPICPPAQTQALADYLTAQGTDVNIAWHPGGHEIQQSEIGAIQEFLAR, encoded by the coding sequence ATGTCTGCCAATTCCTATCAGCATCGTATCCATTCAGCCGCAGAGCCGAATAGACCGCTGTTCTTCGTCTTTCACGGCACGGGCGGCGATGAAAACCAGTTTTTTGATTTCGCTCAGCGGTTGATCCCGTCAGCCGGGATTGTCTCACCGCGTGGCGATGTTTCAGAACACGGCGCTTCACGCTTCTTCCGGCGCACGGCAGAGGGCGTTTATGACATGGCTGATCTTGCCAGCCGCACCCGCGCGATGGCGGATTTCATCAGGGCGCATAGGGATATAGCCGTTCCAGCAAACACCATCGGCCTCGGCTATTCCAATGGCGCCAATATTCTGGCTTCGGTGATGCTGGAAGAACCTGAACTGTTCGATTCAGCCATCCTGATGCATCCGCTGATTCCGTGGACGCCAGCACCGCAGCCAAGACTTGCCGGAAAGCGTGTGCTCATCACAGCGGGACAACGCGATCCGATCTGCCCGCCAGCCCAGACACAGGCTTTGGCGGATTATCTCACCGCACAGGGAACCGATGTTAACATCGCCTGGCATCCGGGCGGCCATGAAATCCAGCAGAGCGAGATCGGCGCGATACAGGAGTTTCTGGCGCGCTAA
- a CDS encoding DUF1007 family protein, whose protein sequence is MMVATPAYVHPHVFAEARLDVTINPDGTVQKLGHVWRFDDLFSSTVLVEFDKNGDLQLDQKELAELANTINSSISEFDYFQSVMLDNKKVVMAAPEHLIADFQNNQLLIIFESKPKQPLKLGKVTSFGVYDPTFYTAIDYVNDTDIHVTGMPANCKSKVVRPNPDEAIAANQATLTDSFFNDPTGTNMSKIFATRLEIDCPAKG, encoded by the coding sequence ATGATGGTCGCCACACCGGCGTATGTGCATCCGCACGTCTTTGCCGAAGCGCGCCTCGACGTGACAATCAACCCTGATGGAACCGTGCAGAAACTCGGCCATGTCTGGCGTTTTGACGATCTCTTTTCCAGCACAGTCCTTGTCGAATTCGACAAGAATGGCGATCTGCAACTGGACCAGAAAGAACTTGCCGAACTGGCCAATACCATCAATTCATCGATTTCGGAGTTCGACTATTTCCAGTCGGTGATGCTCGATAACAAAAAGGTTGTCATGGCCGCGCCGGAGCACCTGATTGCGGATTTCCAGAACAACCAGCTGCTGATTATCTTCGAGAGCAAACCGAAGCAGCCCTTGAAACTCGGCAAGGTCACGAGTTTCGGTGTTTACGACCCGACATTCTACACGGCCATAGACTACGTGAATGACACGGATATCCACGTCACCGGCATGCCCGCAAACTGCAAGTCAAAGGTCGTGCGGCCCAATCCGGATGAAGCAATTGCCGCCAATCAGGCAACATTGACCGACTCCTTCTTTAATGACCCGACTGGGACTAATATGTCGAAAATCTTCGCCACCCGGCTGGAAATAGACTGCCCGGCAAAAGGATAA
- a CDS encoding nickel/cobalt transporter: protein MRKTTLVCALVLAALFGGHALAQTSSLGIGSNEVAMQPTGPFAEIILWINLQQRNFYLAMTHALKAMREDPWQASVLVGLSFLYGILHAVGPGHGKAVISSYMLANETTLKRGILLSFASSMLQALTALFIVGLAWLVLRGTTVSMNDAARYMEIASFVLIIAFGLSLLWRKLPLMFGPRVAHLMPEKHDHGSVLTDQHHDHHHSHDDDCGCGHDHHDHDHGHSHAAHAPVAHVHSHANHAHHHHDHKHDHDHNHAAGEVCATCGHSHAPDPAMLAGEFNWKTAWAAIVAVGLRPCSGALIVLTFSLLNGLMLGGVLSVFAMAFGTFITVATLATLAVTAKNVALKISGGGALSTRVQNTIEVGGALFIVLVGVLLLTAALRF, encoded by the coding sequence ATGCGGAAAACAACCCTTGTTTGTGCGCTGGTTCTTGCGGCTCTGTTTGGCGGACACGCACTGGCGCAGACCTCCTCGCTGGGTATCGGCTCCAATGAAGTTGCGATGCAGCCAACCGGACCGTTTGCTGAAATCATCCTCTGGATCAACCTGCAGCAGCGCAATTTCTATCTGGCCATGACCCATGCGCTGAAAGCCATGCGCGAAGACCCTTGGCAGGCTTCCGTCCTCGTTGGCCTCTCTTTCCTTTATGGCATCCTGCATGCGGTTGGTCCCGGCCACGGCAAGGCGGTCATCTCGTCCTATATGCTTGCCAATGAAACCACACTGAAACGCGGTATTCTCCTGTCCTTCGCCTCGTCCATGCTTCAGGCGCTTACCGCACTGTTCATCGTTGGTCTGGCCTGGCTCGTTCTGCGCGGCACCACCGTGTCAATGAACGATGCGGCCCGTTACATGGAAATTGCCAGTTTTGTGCTGATTATTGCCTTCGGCCTGTCGCTGCTCTGGCGCAAGCTGCCGCTGATGTTTGGCCCGCGCGTCGCGCATCTGATGCCTGAGAAACACGATCATGGCTCTGTCCTGACCGATCAGCACCATGACCATCATCACAGCCATGACGATGATTGCGGTTGCGGGCATGATCACCACGACCACGATCACGGGCATAGCCACGCGGCGCACGCACCGGTCGCCCATGTTCACAGCCACGCCAATCACGCACATCATCATCACGATCATAAACATGATCACGATCACAACCATGCTGCGGGCGAAGTCTGCGCCACCTGCGGCCATTCCCATGCGCCTGATCCGGCCATGCTGGCGGGTGAGTTCAACTGGAAAACCGCTTGGGCAGCCATTGTCGCCGTTGGCCTGCGCCCCTGCTCCGGCGCACTGATCGTCCTGACATTCTCGTTGCTCAACGGGTTGATGCTTGGCGGCGTGCTTTCGGTTTTCGCCATGGCATTCGGCACCTTCATTACAGTTGCCACGCTGGCAACACTGGCAGTAACCGCCAAGAATGTGGCTTTGAAAATTTCCGGCGGGGGAGCGCTCTCAACCCGCGTGCAAAACACCATCGAAGTTGGTGGTGCGCTGTTTATCGTGCTGGTCGGTGTGTTGCTGCTGACGGCAGCACTGAGGTTTTAG
- the gndA gene encoding NADP-dependent phosphogluconate dehydrogenase codes for MQQADIGLIGLGVMGANLALNIAENGYRVTVFNRTVEKTHAFHQEAGALKDKIIPCETLEELARNIRAPRPIILMVKAGDAVDEQIAALKPFLAKEDIIIDAGNANFHDTVRRLKELGANDPTFVGMGVSGGEEGARHGPSIMVGGTPESYARIEPVLTAISAKYEGESCSALLGLDGAGHFVKTIHNGIEYADMQMIAEIYGILRDGLGLAPAEIGKIFDKWNKGPLNSYLIEITAKVLAATDTETGKPAVEIIVDSAGQKGTGRWAAIEAQMLGIPATGIEAAVAARSISALGGERAKAAKAYASLGTPKLSGTGQSFIDALEQGLLAGKIAAYAQGFAVMSGASAEHGWNIPLDTTAKIWRAGCIIRSQFLDEIASAFAGGGQDNLLLAPSFVERMKTASGALRDVVAKAALAGLPTPALAAALSYFDGYRQARGTANLIQAQRDFFGAHGFKRVDKDGDFHGPWSDVG; via the coding sequence ATGCAGCAAGCTGACATTGGATTGATCGGCCTTGGCGTCATGGGTGCCAATCTGGCGCTCAACATCGCCGAAAACGGCTATCGCGTCACGGTTTTCAACAGAACAGTCGAAAAGACCCATGCCTTCCATCAGGAAGCAGGCGCGCTCAAAGACAAGATCATTCCTTGCGAAACGCTGGAGGAACTCGCCAGGAACATCCGCGCACCACGCCCGATCATCCTGATGGTGAAAGCTGGCGACGCCGTTGATGAACAGATCGCCGCGCTAAAACCGTTCCTTGCCAAGGAAGACATTATTATCGATGCGGGCAATGCCAACTTCCACGATACCGTCCGCCGCCTGAAGGAACTCGGTGCCAACGATCCGACTTTCGTCGGCATGGGTGTATCCGGCGGTGAAGAAGGCGCACGCCACGGCCCCTCCATCATGGTTGGCGGCACGCCGGAATCCTATGCGCGTATCGAGCCTGTCCTGACAGCAATCTCGGCAAAATATGAAGGCGAATCCTGCTCGGCCCTGCTCGGCCTCGATGGCGCCGGTCATTTCGTCAAGACGATCCACAATGGCATTGAATATGCCGACATGCAGATGATCGCCGAAATCTACGGCATTTTACGCGATGGCCTCGGCCTTGCACCTGCAGAGATCGGCAAGATTTTCGACAAGTGGAACAAAGGCCCGCTCAATTCATACCTGATCGAGATTACCGCAAAAGTTCTTGCTGCGACCGACACGGAAACCGGCAAACCAGCCGTCGAAATCATCGTCGATAGCGCGGGCCAGAAGGGCACCGGCCGCTGGGCGGCCATTGAGGCGCAGATGCTCGGCATTCCCGCCACCGGCATTGAAGCCGCCGTTGCTGCCCGCTCCATTTCCGCCCTTGGCGGCGAACGCGCCAAGGCGGCAAAAGCCTATGCATCGCTCGGCACACCAAAGCTCTCCGGCACCGGCCAGTCATTCATCGACGCACTGGAACAGGGCCTGCTTGCGGGCAAAATCGCCGCCTATGCGCAGGGCTTTGCCGTGATGTCCGGTGCTTCGGCAGAGCATGGCTGGAACATCCCGCTCGATACCACAGCCAAAATCTGGCGCGCGGGCTGCATCATCCGCTCACAATTCCTTGATGAAATCGCCTCGGCTTTCGCTGGTGGCGGACAGGACAATCTGCTGCTCGCCCCTTCCTTCGTCGAACGCATGAAAACCGCATCTGGCGCCCTGCGCGATGTGGTGGCAAAAGCGGCCCTTGCCGGTCTGCCAACCCCGGCACTCGCCGCGGCTCTCAGCTATTTCGACGGCTACCGTCAGGCACGTGGCACGGCCAACCTCATTCAGGCTCAGCGGGATTTCTTCGGCGCCCATGGCTTCAAGCGTGTGGACAAGGACGGTGATTTCCACGGCCCATGGTCTGATGTTGGGTGA